From the genome of Tenrec ecaudatus isolate mTenEca1 chromosome 1, mTenEca1.hap1, whole genome shotgun sequence:
ggtCATCCACGGATTTTCAGCCTGTGAACACACAGGGCCTCAGAGATGTGAGGTGTGGGGTGAATTGGGACCACTTTGGGCTCACAAGACAGGGGGACAGGGGTCACCTGACTTTCATTCCTCTGGGCCCCAAAAAAGCTCCTGGCCGCAGCTGTGTGCCTGGCCCTGACTGTTACGTGCGGGGTGTACCCCACCCGCCCAGCCTGTCTTCTTGCTGAATCAGGCACTTCCGCTCACTCCCCAAATGTTCCAGGGGAACCCCCCAACTGCCTCCCTTTTTTTTCCCTGCTGAAGTTGGAGAAATGTGTCTGAGAAGGGGCTGCAAAGGGCAATATCTGGGCATATAAAAAACGCAGCCCGAGCAGGGAGGAGGTGGAGATCACGGAGCAGAGGGCACCGAGGATGCTGGAAAAGCAGGACGCTGAGTGCCCGGGGGGCCCTGGTGaggctggggagtggggaggcctCAGAGTCCTAGGGTCCTGGGTCCGTCTGGTTGGAGGCATGAGCTGCCCGTCCTTGGGATCCCGGTCAGGGTCCAGCTGGCTGCAAAGCTGACCTGGGCGTGCACCCAAACCCATCCAGAAAAGAAGCGAACCTGGGGCCTGAAACTCTTTGAAAGGGACCGTAGCTCCCAAGACAGCCATTTCCCAAGAAGCATATCAGGTACTGTGTCAGGTGGGTGGTCCAGGGCAGGGCCTGGGGTGGTGGGAAGATGGTGGCCTCTTCAGGAGAGGCAGAGAGAACTCTGTCCCTGAGCTCCCAGCTCTGCCGGTCCTGCAGGCTGTCTGCCCCGAGTCtccctgcctctgctgctgcttctcttctTTCTGGGCCTCGTCTTCGTGCTCCTGGTGGCCACCCAGGTGCAAGGTGAGTGAGGGGCTGGGCCTGCGGGTGCTGGGAGAAAGGGGGCCTGGGTCCCTTGGGGTTTCCCTGTTGGATGGCCCttgccctttccagagtccctaAACCCACCAGGACTGAGTGCCCGGACTCCACCTGCCTCCCTGTGTAACCATGGGCAGGGCACTGTCCCTCTCTGAGCCTGTCCTCTGTCCTGTGCAATGCTGTCTCTGTAGTGGGGGCCTGGGCTCTCCGAGAGGATGGGGCCGGGCCAGGAGGCACAGGGTCAGGTGTACAGTCAGCGCTCAGGAAGGAGGGGTGCTGTGCTCTATTGCAGTTTACAGGATCCATCAAGTCCtgcagagggagaagggggacCACCCAGGGAATGCCAGTCTAGGTAAGGGGCTGGGCACTGGTCCTGAGCGGGaggggccccaaagcccatctttgagCCTCATGCAAGTCCCTTACAGCACCATGGGGTGTGGGTTAGGGCACTCGGAGCCCAAGGGGAGGCCTTGCTCCTAAACCTGGCAGGTAATGAGCACACACCAGGTGCTCCCTCAGAGCCCCTCCTTCTCCCAGGTGCTGTCTCTTGGACTTCCAGCTCCCAGAAGCAAATTCAGGCTCTGGTGGGTTTGGAACAAGAGGAGTTCCGCCAGCTGAAGGCCAGCATGGGTAAGGGATGCCTGGGTCCTGGGAAGGACCCTCGCAGGGTCTGGGAGGCAGGTGGGCTCCCCAGGGATTCCCCACAGCTTGTCaaattggttctgattcatgtGTGACAGCGGacaactgctccagagggttgaTTTTCTTAGCTATCCTCTtcacaggagccttggtggtgtagtggttatgcactgggcttctaaccgcaaggtcagcagttcaaaaccaccggccactccataggagatagatggggctttctcctcccataaggaattacagtctggtaaacccacaggggcagttccaccctgccccatggggttgctatgagtcagaatctactccatggcagtaaTGTGTTTTGGGATTTGGGGTCATCTTAACAAAAGCCCTTTGCCAGGCCACTggctgggtttgagccactgacctctcGGTTCGCAGTCAAGCACAAACCATCCAAGCCACCACGGGGCCTGGCACTGCCTGTGACTGTGGTACGTGGCAACCAACACCCATCCTGGCGGCCTTATGTGTGCAGAGCTGAGACCTGGCAGAAGCAGATTGGCAGTCAGGCCCCTGGTTGGCTTCGGCCATCCACCTTTGGGCTAGTGGTCACGTGCTTAGTCATTGGCTTAAGCGTGTTGCCGTTGGTTGTCACGCCCCAGGGAGTGGGCCCCTTTCTGTGGAGACCCTCTGAGTTGAACCACCTTGGAAGTAGGGCGTCCTACACCGTCTTCTTTACCAGAGCAGGTGGCTGGGTCTCTTCTCACACGGAGCAGCTGGGGCGGTCAGACCACTGGCTTTGGGGGTAACAGCCGTGTGCCGAAGCACCGCATCCCCAGAGCTACACAGGGACACCCCATTCTCCCCAAAGACTGGGCACCTATGCTAACTACTGGCCTGTCTCCCCAGCCGGCCTCTGCCGCCCCTGCCCCTGGGAGTGGTACTTCTTCCAGGGAAACTGCTATTCCTTCTCCATGACGCTGCAGAACTGGAAGGAGGCCGCTTCTGCCTGTAAGGACGATGGGGCCCAGCTGGCCATCATCGACTCTGCAATGGAGCAGGTAGGTCCGAGGCACGCACTGAGCACCTACCTGCTGCTGCCCTCCCCTGGCCCCTGGGGAAGCTTGGGAAGGAGGGCGCAGTGGGGTGGGCTTCCCGGAGGAGGACCTGCACTTGGGCCTGGAGGTGTTTGCACAGGAGGAGAATCTATCTGCCCAGCAGAAGCCCCTGTGCAGAAAGGGCCGtcaggtggggtgagggtgggcgggTAAAGAAACTGTGTGGTGGATGCTGTGAGGCAGGAGATAACGGAGCAGGGCACTGGTGGACGCCGGGTTGGCACATCCTTTCCAAGATGCATGGAGCATCTGCAAAAATGGGAGGTGCACCTATACAGGTGTTGGGGATGTCACTAcctgtgttggggggtgggggggtgttccaGGCACGCAGAACCAGCCAGGAGAAGCAGGAGGGGCTCGGAAAACCCTTGGGAGGCTGAAGGTTGGGTGAAAGAAGAGACTCAGGGGAAATCCATGGAGCTCAGACCAGAGCTTGGGCTGAGGGGCGTGGGGTGTCGCATTTCCTCAGAACTTCCTGAGGTACTGGGACGTCAGGAAGAACCAGCGCACCTGGATCGGCCTCAGCGACCACCACATTGAGGGCTCCTGGCGCTGGGTGGACGGCACCCCCCTGCAGCTCAGGTGACTCCCAGAAAAGGGATCGGGAATTGGGGAAAGACCCACAGACCAAGCCACCCCAAGCCAAGGCTGTTCAGGAATGGGAATGCTTCACCGGGGGGGTGGCTGGGGAGAGGCTGGACTCAGAGCCCCGCTCTGATGATGTAAGCCGTGTTTGACCTGGTGGTACAGCGGTTAAAGCGCCCGGCCACTAActtcaaggttagtggttcgaacCTAGCAGGCACCCTCCCCCTAGAGACAGATGAAGtgatctgtttctataaagactGGGAACCTTGGATGCCCAGTGGGGCAGCTGTACTCTGTTAGTGACCCCTGACTCCGCACCAGTGatgagtctggtttggtttcCTTTGTTACTGGAACCCAAGAAGCTGATGCGGCCACTTCTGGTTCTGCCTTTTGGAACCTGTGCTGTAAGTCCCTTCCGCCCACCAGGGAGTTGAACTTTGGCTGTGGGCAGAGGGTGGGCAGAGGGTGACCTCATGGCTCTGATGGGGTTGCAGCTTCTGGATGAGGGGAGAACCCAACAATGCTGAGGATGAGGACTGTGTGGAGCTGGTCGATGACGGCTGGAATGACAACAGGTGTACCGCGCAGAACTTCTGGCTCTGCGAGAGGCCCGCAGCCTCCTGCCCTGGTCCCTGAGGGCCCCTCTCCATAGAGCCTGGGCAGCGATGCTTGCCGGCAGCCCTGAACTCCCTTTTGCTCTTGGCTCAGTAAGAGGGCTTGGTGGTCTGGCGAGAATCTCCAAGACACTTCCCCTTGCCGAGGCCCACCCCCCTTGCTCCACTAATGACCACTGCCCCCCGCAAGGAACTTCCTTAGGTGCCACTCCACTTCTTGTCCAGTGCTTAATAAACTCGCCTGCCCAGCTATGATAGGCCTCGTGGTGTTTGGTGTTTGGCTCAACCCCTTTATTCCCTTCCCTTGATCGCAACAATTGTGGAGACGGCACAAGACTGGTCAGTGTGTCTTTCTGTtggacagggggtcactatgagctggaactgatcggacagctcctaacaacagcagcaacccaATTTCAGTTGGTTTTCACATAGACTGTGAGGCGTGGTCCTAAATTCTTTCTTTTGCATGTGGAAATCTAGTTGTCtcaatcccacccctccccccccaaaaaaatagaaagaacacAGACCTTTACTATCTAGTGCATTCCGACTCTTATTGACCTTCTATAAGGTGtttgaggctataaatatttTTCAGGAGCCGATAGCCTCATCTTCCGACTGTGGAGTAGCTGGGAGACTTGAACTAGTGACGTTGTTGTAACAGCCCAACTCTTAatgcaccacaccaccagggctcgctcCTTCAAGTTGCATCATTCATTCCCACTCAATGGACTTAGCATGCTTGTCGAAAAGCAATTGGCCAAAGACATGTGGGTTTATTTCCGGACTCTCGATTTCTATGTCTATCCCCATACCCCTACCAGGatgttttgattactgtagctCGATAGGAGGATTTAAAGTCAGGAAGTGTGAGTCCTTCCCACGTTGCTCTTTATTTTCCAAAATTATTTTGATTGCTCAAGCCTGCTTacaatttcacatgcatttgaggattGATTTTTCCGTTTCTGTAAAGAAGGCTATTGGAATTTTGATCGAGATGGGATAGACCTATCGATCACTTTGAGTAGTATTGACATCTTAGCAATATTAAGTTTTCTATCCCTGCTCATGTGATATCTTTCCATTTATTTGGGCCTTTTCATATTTTTTCCAGCCACGTTTCATAGTAGTCCCTGTACACATCGTTCACTCACCCCCCTGGTTAAagttattcctaggtattttatttatttagatgGGCTTGCTTTCGTAATCTCGTTTTCAAATTGCTGGTGGCTGGTGTTTAGAATCCCAGCTGATGTTTGGGTTGCCATGTGGCCTGCAACTTCGTTAATTCGTTAGTTCTAGCTGCCTGCATGCGGATATTTTGGGGTTTTCTGTATACAGGATCATGTAATCTGGGAACAGAGATTCTACTACTtcttctttcctgattttaagaaaTCGCGTTTCTTTTTCTTGTCTGATTGCTCCGAGTCTGACTCGTCCTTCCAATACAGTATTGACGAGCAGTGGTGAAAATAGAGATCTTCCCTTGCTTCCTGATCTTAATGAGAAAGCATCCGCTCTGTCTCCATCGAGTGTGATGTCAGCTTTCCATAATCTCCCCTTATCACATTGAGCGCTTTCTCTCCTAGCCCGAGTGCTTTGGGTGTTTTTTATAAGGAAAGGATGTTTGATTTTGTCAagtgcctctttttttttttttttgcatcaaaTGAGACGATCATGGGACCCTTCTCCTTCATCTTGTCACTTCTATGTGACAGTGattgttttgttgcttgtttgtttgtttgtttcaatatTGAATCACCCGTGGACTCCCGGAATAAACTCCCACTTGGTAGCAGTGTGTGATCCCTTCAATGTGCCGCTGGATTTGATTGGCTAGTGTTTTGTTGAGGAGGTTTGCATCTGTATCCCTAAGGGATGTCCATCAGCAGCTGGGTTTTTTTGAGTCCCCCAGTCTGGCTTGGGTATCAGGCTGATACTTGCCTCTTTGAATGAGTTAGGAAGCATTTTCTTTTCGTCTCTTTTCGGGAAGAGTCCAAGAACAGTTGGCGGTATCAATACACCTTTAAATGTTTCACAGAATTCCCTAGGGAAGCCATCTACCACAGGGGACAGTTCATCACTAAGCAAACTCTTCATTTGTTAGATGGGCCTGTTAATGTATCCATTCCTTTTGTCAGTCGACCTAGGTAGTTTATGTGGCTCCAGAAATTTGTCTTCTGCGTCTCAATTATCTGATTGGTTGGCAAGCGATTGCTTATGCCGTGGTTGttaagtttcaactcatagcacaacagaacgaagcactgccctgtcctatgaTATCCTCACAAGCACTcttccacttgagcccattgaggcagccactgtgtctattcaTCTTGTTACGGGTCTTCTTGTTATTGCATTctctgctgaccctccactttaccaacaagGACATCCTCCTCCAGGAACTTGTCCCGTCTGGTAACATGCAGAGTACTTGTGAGACAAAGGCTCACgatccttgcttcgaaggagcattctggctgtacttcttccaagacagatatgtttgttcttctggcagcccatggtacatttaatattcttcaccaacacaccATCATTTTCCAACAacgcttcagttttccttattcattgt
Proteins encoded in this window:
- the CD209 gene encoding CD209 antigen; this encodes MVRMKVLLANGLKSISPAEKRGCLPRVSLPLLLLLFFLGLVFVLLVATQVQGAVSWTSSSQKQIQALVGLEQEEFRQLKASMAGLCRPCPWEWYFFQGNCYSFSMTLQNWKEAASACKDDGAQLAIIDSAMEQNFLRYWDVRKNQRTWIGLSDHHIEGSWRWVDGTPLQLSFWMRGEPNNAEDEDCVELVDDGWNDNRCTAQNFWLCERPAASCPGP